The region CGCGGTAGATCTCGGCGACCTCGTCGGGCGCTCCGTAGCTGCCGGCGACTGCGGCGATCACCTCGGCCTCGCTCTGGCCCGGGTTCTCGGCCATCTCCGAGCGCAGGTATTCCTCTGCGTCGTACAGCGCGTCCTGGATCAAGGCCTTGTCGGCGCCGGCCAAGGCCGCACGCAGGCGATCCAGGTAGTCCGGTATCGACTGCGGCAGCGCGCTGTCGGGCCGGGCGAAGGAGCCGGTGGTGGCGGTGGTGTTCATAGTGCTAGCCCCTGAAGGACGGAATCGACGGAATCGCGGGTGGCGCGCCAGGCCATGACCCATTCGCGCAGCACGGACAGTCCGGTTTCGGTGATGCGGTAGTAACGGCGCGGCGGGCCGGTCACCGAGGGCTCGACGTGGCTGTCGAGCAGGCCGCCGGCGCCGAGGTTGCGCAACACCGGGTACAGCGCGCTCTGTTTGCCGCTGAGCACGCCCTCGCCTTCGCGTTCGAGGCGCTTGGCGATCTGGTAGCCGTACATCGGCTCGGCGGCCGAGGCCAAAACCGCCAACAGGGCCAGCGAGACGGTGCCGGCACTGAGCTCTTTCTGGAACTTTCGCAGCTGGTTATCGAAGTCGGTCATGTCGCTCTCCGCTATCGTTGAGGTCAGACTAGTGCGAAGTTCGGTATAGCGAATGTGCCGATAGTCACCGGGACGAGTCGCAGGGCCGCTTTCCGCTCGGCGGGCTGGGGTAGGCTGCGGCGACCCGGCCGCGCCGCGCCCCGGCCCAACGACGCCATCGACGAGGTCCCGCCCACACCATGGAACCGCACCGAGCCGACCCCGCCCCGATCGCCCTGCTGCACCGCCTCGCCGGCGCCTGGTCCGGGCCCGAGCGCAGCGCCGATGCCCCCCCGGACGCGGCCTCGCTCGGCCACGGCCACTACCGGATCGCCCTCGACGGCGGCGCGCTGATCCAGGACTACCGCCAGGAACGCGACGGCCAGACCGTGTTCCGCGCCCACGGCGTGTTCGTGGTCGAACCCGGCAGCGACCAGGTGCTGTGGTGGTGGTTCGACTCGCTGGGCTATCCGGCCACGCCGGCGCGCGGGCGCTGGTGCGGCGACAGCCTGCATTTCGACAGGGTCACCCGGCGCGGCGAATCGCGCTATCGCTACGAACTCGACGGCGAGCGCCACCGCTTCGTCATCGAGCACCGCTTCCCGGGCGAAACCGACTTCGCCGAATTCATGCGCGGCGACTACACTCGCCAGCCCTGACAGGAGATCGCCCGATGCGTTCGATGCCGCAAACCGCCCTGCTGAGCCTGTTGACCGTCGCCGTGCTGCAGACCGCAGCGGCGCAGACCCCGGCGCGTCCGATGCAGGAGATCCTCGACGCCAGCCAGCCCGCCGACTGGCGCCCCCTGGACCCGAAGAACACCTTGTACGTCGAGCTGCCGCGCGGCCGCGTGGTGATCGAGCTGGCGCCGCAGTTCGCGCCGGCCCACGTCGCCAACATCCGCGCGCTGGCCACCAATCAGTACTGGAACGGCCTCAGCATCAACCGCTCGCAGGACAACTACGTCGTGCAATGGGGCGACGCGAATGCCGAGGACGCGGCCACGCGCAAGCCCTATGGCCGCGGCGTCAAGCCGAAGCTGCCGGCCGAATTCGCCCGCAAGAGCCAGGGCCTGGCGATGACCGTGTTGCCGGACGCCGACGGTTGGGCGGCCGAGGCCGGCTTCGTCGCCGGCTTCCCGGCCGCGCGCGATTCGGCCAATGGTTCGAGCTGGCTCGCCCATTGCTACGGCACCGTCGGCGCCGGCCGCGACATGGCCGCCGATTCCAGCAACGGCACCGAGCTGTACGTGGTGACCGGGCAATCGCCGCGCCACCTCGACCGCAACATCACCACGGTCGGGCGCGTGGTCAAGGGCATCGAGCTGTTGTCGTCGCTGCCGCGCGGCACCGGCAACCTGGGCTTCTACGAGACCCCGGCCGAGCGCACGCCGATCCGTGCGATCCGCCTGGCCGCCGACGTGCCGAAGGCCGAACGCGCCAACCTGGAAGTGTTGCGCACCGATACGCCGCTGTTCGCCGAGCTGGTCGAATCGCGTCGCAACCGCCGCGACGATTGGTACAAGCAGCCGGCCGGCCACATCAACATCTGCAACGTGCCGCTGCCGGTGCGCGAGCAAACCGCGCAGGCCGCGGCGCAGCCGTCCAAGGCAAAGACCAAGGGCAAGAAGAAATAAGCTCGCATCGACGGCGCCGGGTCTTGCACGGCCGGCGCCGTTCGGCGCCGGCCTCAGCCATGTTCCGCGCCATTCGGCGCCGGCCTCAACCGTGTTCCGCGCCGTTCGGCGCCGCCTCAGTCGTGTTCGGCGCCGTTCGGCGCCGGCCTCAGTCCTTCTCGGGCCCGCGCGACAGCGGCTTGGCGCTGGCGCCGCGCTCCAGCGCCTGCGGTTGGAACAGGCACATCCGCACCACGTCGTGGTAGCGGCCGTCGCTGAAGAATTCGTCGATCAACACGCCTTCGCGCTGGAACCCGGCCTGCTCGTAGATCGAGATCGCGCGCGAATTGTCGACGTCGACCAGCAGATAAAGCTTGTACAGATTCAGCACGCGGAAAGCGTAGTTGATCGCCATGTCGGTGGCCGCGCGCGCGTAACCGCGGCGCTGCTGTTCCGGCGAGATCATGATCAGGAATTCGGCGCGCCGGTGCAGGTGGTCGATCTCGACCAGCTCGACCAGCCCGACCCGCTCTTGCGAGCTGTCCTGGACGATGAAGCGGCGCTCGGACTGGTCGTGGATATGCTTGCGGTACAGCTCTTCGAGTTCGACGAAGGACTCGTAGGGCTCTTCGAACCAATAACCCATCACGCTGCGGTTGTTGTTGAGCACATGGACGAAATGCAGGTCGCCGCGCTCCAGCGGACGCAGGGTGACGCTCGGCACGGGATGCTCGTCGGCGGAGGTCGTAGTCATGGCCGTTACCCTACTCCACCGGCATGCAGCCGGTGTGACGTTTTACCCACGTTGCGCATCGCAATAGGCGGACCGATGGCGACGTTTCACATCGCCTTAGCCGTCGGCTGCCTAGCCTGCGGACTCCCCCCTGCGCGAAGGTTCCGCCATGCCCCTGCTCAGACTGCGCATCACCGGCAACGAGAACGACGCGCGCGCCATCGGCAACCTGCTGTCGAGCCTGGAAGGCATCGAACACGTCGAGGAAGTCGCCGACCTGATGCCGCATATGGACGACTCCGATTCCAGTTCCGCCGGCCTGCCCGACGACGCCGGCCCCGGCGTGCACGAATTGGAGGTCGACGCGCCCAACGCTTCCACCGCGAACAAGGTCCGCGAAGCGGTGGAAGCGCTGGCCTTCGACCTGGACGTGCTGGTCGAGTTCGAAACCGACGAAGAACGTTGAGCCGGCGCTTGCGGCGATAGCGGGCGCAGCGCCGGCCCGAAGGCCGGCGGCATCGCCGCCTCAGGCCTTGCGACGCTTGCGCAGCGTGCGGCGGATGAGCCACACCAGCGGCAGCAATACCGCCAGCACCGGCAACAACACCGCGAAGGCGCGGATCAGGAACGCGATAACCGCCGCGACGATGCCGCCGAAATCGCGGAAGGCTTCGCCGATTTCGCTGCGGCTGGCCTGGGCGCGGGTGGTCTCGAAGTTGAAGGTCACCAACTGGGTGGCGATGCGCCGCTGCTGTTGCGCGGCCTCCTGCTGAGCGCCCTGCAACTGCGCCTCGATCTCGGCGATGCGGTTCGACAAAGTCAGCACGTCGGCGACCTTGAGGTCCTTGCGGTCCTGGAACTCGAGCAAGCGCGCGTGCTCTTTCTGCAAGCGGTCCTGCAACATGGTGTTGTTGCGCACCGCGGTGGCCAGATCGTCGGCCTGGATGCTGCGTTCGCTGATTTCATCGCCCTTGCCGGCCAATGCGATCAGAGGCTCGACGCCCTCGGGCACGATGCGCACCTGCAGGGTCGCACTCGGCTCGTCGCCGCCGCTCTGGTTCATGCCGAGCACCGCGCAGGCACCGAGCTTGCCGCCGTTGCAGGCCGCCTGCACGGCCTGGGCCTGGGTCGCGATGCGCTCGCCCGGCAGGCGGATCCGCAGCCGGTGTTCGTAGGCCAGCAGCACGCCGAGATCGGCCTTGGCCGGCGACGGCGCCGAGCCGCCGGCATCGGGCTTGCTCAGGTCGGCCATCGGCACCGCGGCCGACTCTTCCATGGTCGCGGCGTTGTGCTTGCTGCACGCGCCGAGCAGTCCCACCGCCAACGTCGCGGCCAGCAGCCGCTTCGCAAATCCATACGCCATGATCCGTTCTCCCTGTTGTCCGTGATCCGTTCGGCCCACGCACTATGCCACCGCGGCCGGGGGCGCAGCGGGTTTGCGCTGGGCGCCATGACGATGGCTAACGTCGGGCCGCCTCCATCGGGGTTGAACACCCCTCGGAAACACAGCAAAGACTGGACAGCAGTGCCGCGGTAAAGCACTGGATTTCCGCTTTCGCGGGAACGACGATGGGTAGATCCCGCTGGGTCTGTCCAACCGTCATCCCCGCGAAGGAGAGGGTGAATGGATGCGCTTGCGAGCCACTGGCTCGCGCATCCATGAACGCCAGGGCGCGATGCGCCCTGGCCGGGCCGTAGAGACTTCAGAGCGATGCCTCGGTAAACCCCGGGTGGTCGCCGTCGCGGGAACCACGGCAGGCGGGTTACGCCACCCGCCTATCGACCATCATTCCCACCTAGGCACGCCGATCAGAACTTGTGCTTGAACCCCACGGTGACGAAGCGGCCCAAGGCGTCGTACTGGCTGATGTCGTAGGGCAACGCACCGCCGGCGGGATCGAACGGCGGGTCCTTGTCGGCGAGGTTCTGCACCGACACATACAAGGTGGTGTCGCGCAGGCCTTCGTAGCCCAGGTACAGATCGAACTGATGATGGTCGTCGACCTTGGCGTCCAGGCCCGGGTTGCTGCGCGCATCGACGACCTGCTGCCGGTAGCCGCCGATATAACGCCACGACAGCTGCGCGTTCCAGTCGCCGCGGCCATAGGCCAGCGAGGTGATGCCGCGCCACTTCGGCAGCGCGCCGAAGCGGTTGCCGCCGGCGCCTTCGAGCGCGCTCTGGCCGGCCACCTGCGGTTGCTCGTAGCTCAGCAGGCGGGTCCAGGTGCCGTCGAGGGTCCAGTCGGCCTGGCCGGCATGCCAGACCTTGCGGCCTTCGATGTCGAAGCCGGTCGTGGTCAGGG is a window of Lysobacter antibioticus DNA encoding:
- a CDS encoding PadR family transcriptional regulator, with protein sequence MTDFDNQLRKFQKELSAGTVSLALLAVLASAAEPMYGYQIAKRLEREGEGVLSGKQSALYPVLRNLGAGGLLDSHVEPSVTGPPRRYYRITETGLSVLREWVMAWRATRDSVDSVLQGLAL
- a CDS encoding DUF1579 family protein; amino-acid sequence: MEPHRADPAPIALLHRLAGAWSGPERSADAPPDAASLGHGHYRIALDGGALIQDYRQERDGQTVFRAHGVFVVEPGSDQVLWWWFDSLGYPATPARGRWCGDSLHFDRVTRRGESRYRYELDGERHRFVIEHRFPGETDFAEFMRGDYTRQP
- a CDS encoding peptidylprolyl isomerase produces the protein MPQTALLSLLTVAVLQTAAAQTPARPMQEILDASQPADWRPLDPKNTLYVELPRGRVVIELAPQFAPAHVANIRALATNQYWNGLSINRSQDNYVVQWGDANAEDAATRKPYGRGVKPKLPAEFARKSQGLAMTVLPDADGWAAEAGFVAGFPAARDSANGSSWLAHCYGTVGAGRDMAADSSNGTELYVVTGQSPRHLDRNITTVGRVVKGIELLSSLPRGTGNLGFYETPAERTPIRAIRLAADVPKAERANLEVLRTDTPLFAELVESRRNRRDDWYKQPAGHINICNVPLPVREQTAQAAAQPSKAKTKGKKK
- the speG gene encoding spermidine N1-acetyltransferase; its protein translation is MTTTSADEHPVPSVTLRPLERGDLHFVHVLNNNRSVMGYWFEEPYESFVELEELYRKHIHDQSERRFIVQDSSQERVGLVELVEIDHLHRRAEFLIMISPEQQRRGYARAATDMAINYAFRVLNLYKLYLLVDVDNSRAISIYEQAGFQREGVLIDEFFSDGRYHDVVRMCLFQPQALERGASAKPLSRGPEKD
- a CDS encoding DUF4349 domain-containing protein; protein product: MAYGFAKRLLAATLAVGLLGACSKHNAATMEESAAVPMADLSKPDAGGSAPSPAKADLGVLLAYEHRLRIRLPGERIATQAQAVQAACNGGKLGACAVLGMNQSGGDEPSATLQVRIVPEGVEPLIALAGKGDEISERSIQADDLATAVRNNTMLQDRLQKEHARLLEFQDRKDLKVADVLTLSNRIAEIEAQLQGAQQEAAQQQRRIATQLVTFNFETTRAQASRSEIGEAFRDFGGIVAAVIAFLIRAFAVLLPVLAVLLPLVWLIRRTLRKRRKA